A single window of Chitinophaga sp. XS-30 DNA harbors:
- a CDS encoding FecR family protein, which translates to MPHDPSRITYLLQRYTTKTCSREEMEELFACLPEGADDEALLRFMEETYQQAPPEETLPEVDYEAVYQSILQQPAKRRRLFPFRYAAAAAVLLVLAGGLFLWPETDKQTAPTSAQLQDGDVAPGNNKAVLTLADGSVVTLDSTGNQVITRGHTRVMQQNGQLVYQAQHAEAGLQYHRLSTPRGGRFRLTLPDGTKVWLNSASSIRYPTAFTGEQRIVELEGQGYFEVAKNAQQPFKVMVNTMEVQVLGTHFDVMAYKDEATVNTTLLEGSVQVKDGAAQQLLKPGQQAVLDQESRTITVQEADVSKIIAWKNGLFVFNNMPLTSILREVARWYDVDIVYQATPGTELYGGGISRNLNLSGVLDLLEASGFNHFSIEGRKVIVLP; encoded by the coding sequence ATGCCACATGATCCTTCCAGAATAACGTACCTGCTGCAGCGATATACCACAAAAACCTGTTCCCGGGAGGAAATGGAAGAACTGTTCGCCTGCCTTCCCGAAGGTGCGGATGATGAGGCGTTGCTGCGTTTCATGGAAGAGACCTATCAGCAAGCCCCGCCGGAAGAAACCCTTCCGGAAGTGGATTATGAGGCGGTGTATCAAAGCATTCTGCAGCAGCCTGCCAAACGGCGGCGCTTATTCCCTTTCCGGTACGCAGCAGCGGCGGCAGTTCTGCTTGTGCTGGCCGGCGGCTTATTCCTGTGGCCTGAAACAGATAAACAAACAGCCCCAACATCCGCGCAGCTGCAGGATGGAGATGTGGCGCCGGGGAACAACAAAGCGGTGCTTACCCTGGCGGATGGCTCCGTTGTAACTCTGGACAGTACCGGCAACCAGGTGATCACCCGTGGCCATACCCGCGTGATGCAGCAGAACGGGCAGCTGGTGTACCAGGCGCAGCACGCGGAAGCGGGATTGCAATATCACCGGCTGTCTACCCCCCGCGGCGGCCGGTTCCGGCTCACCCTGCCGGACGGTACGAAGGTCTGGCTCAACTCCGCTTCCTCCATCCGTTACCCCACCGCCTTCACAGGGGAGCAAAGGATCGTGGAGCTGGAAGGACAGGGATATTTTGAAGTGGCGAAAAATGCGCAACAACCTTTCAAAGTAATGGTGAACACCATGGAAGTGCAGGTATTGGGGACGCATTTTGATGTAATGGCCTATAAAGATGAGGCTACCGTCAATACCACGCTGCTGGAAGGGTCCGTACAGGTGAAGGACGGCGCTGCCCAGCAATTGCTGAAACCCGGCCAGCAGGCGGTGCTGGACCAGGAAAGCCGTACCATCACCGTGCAGGAAGCGGACGTGAGCAAGATCATCGCCTGGAAAAATGGGTTATTCGTATTCAATAATATGCCCCTGACATCCATCCTGCGGGAAGTGGCCCGCTGGTATGATGTGGACATTGTATATCAAGCCACGCCCGGTACAGAGCTTTATGGCGGCGGTATTTCCCGCAACCTGAACCTGTCCGGCGTGCTGGACCTGCTGGAAGCCAGCGGATTCAATCATTTCAGCATAGAAGGAAGAAAAGTGATCGTATTGCCTTAG
- a CDS encoding RNA polymerase sigma factor: MPLMTDHDLLKKLKEGDEPAFRELYARHGRQVMAFAYHLTHSAVDAEDILQETFLRLWTGREQLPEIEHFGNYIFTIARNKTLDHLRKVALQQKLMDRVWANISEVADDLELQLDARESRALISKALARLSPQKQKIFHLSRHQGLSHEEIGQQLHLSRSRVKNLLVEILKYIRYYLAQHSMLLAVLFQLVCLKAFL, translated from the coding sequence ATGCCGCTGATGACTGACCATGACTTGCTAAAAAAGCTGAAAGAGGGCGATGAACCGGCCTTCCGGGAATTATATGCCCGGCATGGCAGGCAGGTTATGGCGTTTGCGTATCACCTCACCCATTCCGCCGTAGATGCGGAAGACATTCTGCAGGAGACCTTTCTCCGTTTGTGGACGGGCAGGGAGCAACTGCCGGAGATCGAACATTTCGGCAATTACATCTTTACCATTGCGCGGAACAAAACGCTGGACCATCTGCGGAAGGTTGCCCTGCAGCAGAAACTGATGGACCGGGTATGGGCCAATATATCCGAGGTAGCCGATGACCTGGAGCTGCAGCTGGATGCCCGGGAAAGCAGGGCACTCATCAGCAAAGCCCTCGCCCGCCTGTCCCCGCAGAAACAAAAGATATTCCACCTCAGCCGGCATCAGGGCCTGAGCCATGAGGAAATAGGGCAGCAGCTCCACCTTTCCAGAAGCCGCGTTAAAAATCTCCTGGTAGAGATACTGAAATATATCCGGTATTACCTGGCGCAGCATTCCATGCTGCTGGCGGTGCTGTTCCAGCTGGTGTGCCTGAAGGCTTTTTTGTAG
- a CDS encoding NAD(P)-dependent oxidoreductase, giving the protein MNTNNNDVKAVSVTGLGMMGTTLARLLLQAGYHVTVWNRNPEKAAQLVQEGAILAPDAAAAVKASPVTVICVRDYNAAREILGATEVKAVLPGRVVIHLSSGSPKEAEEMETLIKAQGAAYLDGAIQAAPSQMGRPDTPIFVSGGTPAYQQAEAILRVFGGSVTYFGGQAGAASAIDLATLSAIYGTMTGFLHGARIVEAAGFPVDKYGALVAGITSTFGDFLQHEANVIRSGNFEISQSPMKISIDAMERILQQAEDAGIHSGFPAYAAGLFRQAAKAGLENEELAALIKVLR; this is encoded by the coding sequence ATGAACACAAACAACAACGATGTAAAAGCTGTGTCCGTAACGGGACTGGGCATGATGGGCACAACGCTGGCCCGGTTATTATTGCAGGCTGGATATCATGTAACCGTCTGGAACCGCAATCCGGAAAAGGCGGCACAACTGGTACAGGAAGGTGCTATACTTGCGCCCGATGCCGCTGCTGCTGTGAAGGCCAGCCCTGTGACGGTAATCTGTGTGCGCGACTATAACGCCGCCCGGGAAATTCTGGGCGCAACGGAAGTAAAAGCCGTGCTTCCCGGCAGGGTGGTAATACATCTTTCCAGCGGAAGCCCGAAGGAAGCGGAGGAGATGGAAACGCTGATCAAAGCGCAGGGCGCTGCTTACCTGGATGGCGCGATACAGGCTGCTCCCAGCCAGATGGGCCGGCCGGATACGCCGATCTTCGTATCAGGCGGAACGCCGGCATACCAACAGGCGGAAGCCATCCTGCGGGTATTCGGCGGCAGTGTGACGTATTTCGGCGGGCAGGCCGGCGCCGCATCGGCAATAGACCTGGCTACGCTTTCCGCCATTTACGGTACGATGACGGGTTTTCTGCATGGCGCAAGGATCGTGGAGGCGGCCGGTTTTCCGGTGGATAAATACGGCGCCCTCGTGGCCGGGATCACTTCCACTTTCGGCGACTTCCTGCAGCATGAGGCCAATGTGATCCGGTCCGGCAATTTTGAGATATCGCAAAGCCCCATGAAGATCTCCATTGATGCCATGGAAAGAATACTACAGCAGGCTGAGGATGCGGGCATACACAGCGGGTTTCCGGCATATGCCGCCGGACTGTTCCGCCAGGCTGCCAAAGCCGGTCTGGAAAACGAAGAGCTGGCTGCGCTGATCAAAGTGCTGCGTTGA
- a CDS encoding HAD-IC family P-type ATPase encodes MQAAQSRPEGLSEEQVSASRRLHGKNMLQGKTQNNLVEALRDAFTEPMFLLLLAAGIIYFLLGESAEGIFMIAAIFMVSAISVYQSSRSGNALKALKALNQPSARVIRDGREQQIPTEELVPGDLMIVEEGEQVPADAGIVRANDLSINESVLTGEAFAVRKAEGDPLFMGTAVTSGMAWAEVTAIGNQTELGKIGKSLEQISTEKSPLQKQISSFVTKMAVVGAGVFLLVWSINFYHSRDILDSLLKGLTLAMSILPEEVPVAFTTFMAIGAWRLMKMGIIVKQTQTVETLGSASVICTDKTGTITENRMQLAMIYIHATGQTAAADMWRSDAAREVIATAMWASETAPFDPMEKALHEAYGTVAETDLRPGYHMVHEYPLGGKPPMMTHVFANATGERIIAAKGAPEAIMAVSPLSAEERHTIEQQIDQLAGKGYPGAGRWPQHIQR; translated from the coding sequence ATGCAGGCAGCACAAAGCAGGCCCGAAGGGCTTTCGGAAGAACAGGTATCCGCCTCACGCCGGCTTCATGGAAAGAACATGTTGCAGGGCAAGACGCAGAACAATCTTGTAGAAGCGCTCAGGGATGCGTTCACGGAACCGATGTTCCTGTTATTGCTGGCCGCGGGCATCATCTACTTCCTGCTGGGTGAATCCGCCGAAGGCATTTTCATGATCGCGGCGATCTTTATGGTATCGGCCATCTCTGTGTATCAAAGCTCCCGCAGCGGCAATGCGCTGAAGGCCCTCAAAGCGCTGAACCAGCCTTCCGCCCGCGTGATCAGGGACGGCAGGGAGCAGCAGATCCCCACGGAAGAGCTGGTGCCGGGAGACCTGATGATCGTGGAAGAAGGAGAACAGGTACCGGCGGACGCCGGCATCGTCCGGGCAAACGACTTGTCCATCAACGAATCGGTGCTCACCGGTGAAGCATTCGCCGTCAGGAAAGCCGAAGGAGATCCCCTGTTCATGGGCACTGCCGTTACCAGCGGTATGGCCTGGGCCGAAGTGACCGCCATCGGCAATCAAACCGAACTGGGCAAGATCGGCAAGTCCCTGGAGCAGATCAGCACAGAAAAATCCCCTCTGCAAAAACAGATCAGCAGCTTCGTCACCAAAATGGCGGTGGTCGGCGCCGGTGTGTTCCTGCTGGTTTGGAGCATCAACTTCTATCATTCCCGGGATATACTGGACAGCCTGCTGAAAGGCCTCACGCTGGCCATGTCCATTTTGCCGGAAGAAGTACCCGTAGCCTTCACCACTTTCATGGCCATCGGCGCCTGGCGGCTGATGAAAATGGGCATTATCGTCAAACAGACGCAGACGGTGGAAACCCTGGGCAGCGCCAGTGTGATCTGCACGGATAAAACCGGCACCATTACGGAGAACAGGATGCAGCTGGCCATGATCTACATACATGCCACCGGGCAAACCGCCGCAGCGGACATGTGGCGCAGCGATGCAGCGCGGGAAGTGATCGCCACCGCCATGTGGGCCAGTGAAACGGCGCCTTTCGATCCTATGGAAAAAGCGCTGCATGAAGCTTACGGGACTGTTGCGGAAACAGACCTGCGGCCCGGCTACCATATGGTGCATGAATACCCGCTCGGCGGCAAACCTCCCATGATGACGCATGTATTCGCCAATGCAACAGGGGAACGCATCATCGCGGCAAAAGGTGCACCGGAAGCCATCATGGCCGTCAGCCCCCTTTCCGCGGAGGAACGTCATACCATAGAACAACAGATAGATCAACTCGCCGGAAAGGGATACCCGGGTGCTGGCCGTTGGCCGCAGCACATTCAACGGTGA
- a CDS encoding cation-translocating P-type ATPase: protein MLAVGRSTFNGDVYPEEQQSLSFTFLGLIAFYDPPKQNIPAVFNSFYDAGIRLKIITGDNTPTTLSIARQAGFRGTEKALTGDEIAGMDDRELNTAVKEVNIFTRMFPAAKLRIINALKSDRQVVAMTGDGVNDGPALKAAHIGIAMGTKGTDIAKKAASLVLTDDDLARMVDAVAMGRRIYGNLKKAIQYIVSIHIPIILTVTIPLLLGWIYPNIFTPVHVIFLELIMGPTCSIVYEQEPMEKNAMLQPPRPFTTTFLNWKELSTSIIQGLMITAGTLGIYQYAIHNGFDESLTRTLVFTTLVTANVLLTLVNRSFHYSLFTAMRYNNWLLRAVLIISILLSMAMIYLPPLAAFFRFSPPAWQPLAISITAGIASVIWFEGWKLVKRASLLHHE, encoded by the coding sequence GTGCTGGCCGTTGGCCGCAGCACATTCAACGGTGATGTTTACCCGGAAGAGCAGCAGTCCCTTTCCTTCACCTTCCTCGGCCTCATCGCCTTCTACGATCCCCCGAAGCAGAACATCCCCGCGGTGTTCAACAGCTTCTACGATGCCGGTATCCGGCTCAAGATCATCACGGGGGACAATACCCCCACCACTTTGTCCATTGCCCGGCAGGCGGGTTTTCGCGGAACGGAAAAAGCACTGACCGGTGACGAGATCGCCGGGATGGATGACCGCGAACTGAACACCGCGGTAAAAGAAGTGAACATCTTCACCCGCATGTTCCCCGCCGCCAAGCTGAGGATCATCAATGCACTGAAATCAGACCGGCAGGTGGTGGCGATGACGGGAGATGGCGTCAACGACGGCCCCGCCCTGAAAGCTGCCCACATCGGCATTGCCATGGGCACCAAGGGAACGGACATCGCGAAAAAAGCCGCCTCCCTGGTGCTGACGGACGATGACCTTGCCAGAATGGTAGACGCCGTAGCCATGGGCAGAAGGATATATGGCAATCTCAAAAAAGCCATCCAGTATATCGTATCCATTCACATCCCCATTATCCTTACCGTAACCATTCCGCTGCTGCTGGGATGGATATACCCGAATATTTTTACCCCGGTGCATGTGATCTTCCTGGAACTGATCATGGGCCCCACCTGCTCTATCGTGTATGAACAGGAACCGATGGAAAAGAATGCCATGCTGCAGCCGCCCAGGCCCTTCACCACCACTTTCCTGAACTGGAAGGAACTGAGCACAAGCATTATCCAGGGCCTTATGATCACCGCCGGTACGCTGGGTATTTACCAGTATGCCATACATAACGGCTTTGATGAAAGCCTGACCCGGACGCTGGTATTCACCACCCTTGTTACCGCCAACGTTTTGCTTACCCTTGTGAACCGCTCCTTCCATTATTCCCTCTTTACGGCCATGCGGTACAACAACTGGCTGTTAAGAGCGGTATTGATCATCTCTATCCTGCTCAGCATGGCCATGATCTACCTTCCTCCGCTGGCTGCATTCTTCCGGTTCAGCCCCCCGGCATGGCAGCCCCTGGCCATCAGCATAACGGCAGGCATCGCCTCGGTGATCTGGTTTGAAGGATGGAAGCTCGTGAAACGGGCATCTTTGCTACACCATGAATAA
- a CDS encoding PA2169 family four-helix-bundle protein, whose translation MEKTTTNDTIEVLNDLVAINNDRIAGYEKALEELAPEDADLRSLFADMIRESHDMRNALGTEVQVCGGEMETGTTNSGKIYRTWMDVKAVFTGHDRHAVLASCEAGEDAAQRAYESALTVEDMPDYLRQILVEQKQILRVSHDRVKALRDQAK comes from the coding sequence ATGGAAAAGACAACCACAAATGATACTATCGAGGTACTGAACGACCTGGTAGCGATCAACAACGACCGTATCGCCGGATACGAAAAAGCACTGGAAGAACTGGCTCCCGAAGATGCGGACCTTCGCTCGCTCTTCGCCGATATGATCCGCGAGAGCCATGATATGCGTAATGCACTGGGCACAGAAGTGCAGGTTTGCGGTGGAGAAATGGAAACCGGCACCACCAACAGCGGCAAGATATACCGGACCTGGATGGATGTAAAAGCCGTATTCACGGGGCATGACAGGCACGCCGTGCTCGCCAGCTGCGAAGCCGGGGAAGATGCCGCCCAGCGGGCATACGAATCAGCCCTCACCGTGGAGGACATGCCCGATTATCTTCGCCAGATACTGGTGGAACAAAAGCAGATATTGAGGGTTTCTCACGACAGGGTCAAGGCGCTGCGGGATCAGGCTAAATAG
- a CDS encoding ion transporter has translation MKKDNAETSGLRRWQHQLHAVIYGSETKGGKIFDIALLACILLSIVVVMLDSVKHLHAKYGDVFIAMEWAFTILFTIEYILRLICILRPYKYVLSAFGIIDLLAIIPGFLSVIFVGAQSLLVLRALRLLRIFRIFRLVHFVSEMRFLSVAILNSLRKISIFILFVLTCVVILGSVIYLVEDDSSGFTSIPQSVYWAIVTITTVGYGDIAPATTVGKFIASFIMLLGYGIIAVPTGIVTTEMAMAVRQQRRGLNHACPSCGQDGHDHDAKFCKYCGGRLL, from the coding sequence ATGAAAAAAGACAATGCTGAAACCAGCGGGCTGCGCAGATGGCAACACCAGCTGCATGCGGTGATCTATGGCTCGGAAACAAAAGGAGGCAAGATCTTCGATATAGCGCTGCTGGCCTGCATATTATTGAGCATTGTGGTGGTGATGCTGGATAGTGTCAAGCATTTGCATGCAAAGTATGGTGATGTGTTCATTGCCATGGAATGGGCGTTCACCATCCTTTTTACGATAGAATATATCCTCCGGCTGATCTGTATTCTCCGTCCCTACAAATATGTGCTGAGCGCTTTCGGCATCATCGATCTGCTGGCGATCATTCCCGGTTTTCTGAGTGTGATCTTCGTTGGTGCGCAATCGTTACTCGTGCTGCGTGCCCTGCGCCTGCTCCGTATTTTCAGGATATTCCGCCTGGTGCACTTCGTTTCTGAAATGCGCTTTTTATCGGTTGCCATACTCAACAGTCTCCGCAAGATCAGCATCTTCATTTTGTTTGTGCTCACCTGCGTGGTGATCCTCGGTTCGGTGATCTACCTCGTGGAGGATGACAGCAGCGGCTTCACCAGCATTCCCCAATCCGTGTACTGGGCTATTGTAACTATTACCACGGTTGGCTACGGGGATATTGCCCCGGCTACGACCGTGGGCAAGTTCATTGCCAGCTTCATCATGCTGCTGGGGTATGGCATTATTGCAGTGCCTACCGGCATCGTTACTACCGAAATGGCTATGGCCGTGCGGCAGCAACGCAGGGGCCTCAATCACGCATGCCCGTCCTGCGGGCAGGACGGGCATGACCATGATGCAAAATTCTGCAAGTATTGCGGCGGAAGATTATTGTAG
- a CDS encoding cytochrome ubiquinol oxidase subunit I encodes MDDFFAARSQMALSLGFHIIFACIGMVMPFFMAVAHYKWLRTGNEVYRNVTKAWSKGVAIFFATGAVSGTVLSFELGLLWPTFMEHAGPIFGMPFSLEGTAFFIEAIALGFFLYGWNRFNPWFHWFTGVVVGISGLVSGILVVAANAWMNSPAGFDYVNGQYLNIDPIKAMFNDAWFTQALHMSIAAFVATGFAVAGIHALMILKGRHVAFHSKAFRIAAAFGTVAAILQPVSGDLSAKDIAQRQPAKLAAMEAHFHTEEKAALIIGGIPDVKAKKVNYAIKIPGGLSFLAHGDINAEVTGLDKIPEQDQPPVAVTHYAFQVMVGLGMIMMLIALLYFLALWKKKSWLRSKWLLRLFIIATPMGFIAVEAGWTVTEVGRQPWIINGIMRTADAVTPMPGIVYSFYIFTAVYLSLSFIVAFLLYRQIKMVDRLYDHSSEQPEAI; translated from the coding sequence ATGGATGATTTTTTTGCTGCACGATCACAGATGGCTTTGTCCCTCGGCTTCCACATCATCTTTGCCTGCATTGGCATGGTGATGCCATTCTTCATGGCCGTAGCGCATTACAAATGGTTGAGAACAGGCAATGAAGTGTACCGGAATGTGACCAAAGCCTGGAGCAAGGGAGTGGCCATTTTTTTTGCCACCGGCGCTGTGTCCGGCACGGTGCTTTCTTTTGAGCTGGGCCTGCTCTGGCCCACTTTCATGGAACATGCAGGCCCCATTTTCGGGATGCCCTTTTCACTCGAAGGCACGGCCTTTTTCATTGAAGCCATTGCACTGGGGTTCTTTTTATATGGATGGAACCGCTTCAATCCCTGGTTCCACTGGTTCACCGGCGTAGTGGTAGGCATCAGCGGCCTGGTGTCCGGCATCCTGGTAGTAGCTGCCAATGCCTGGATGAACAGTCCGGCCGGCTTTGATTATGTAAACGGACAATACCTCAATATAGATCCCATCAAAGCGATGTTCAACGATGCCTGGTTCACGCAGGCCCTGCATATGTCCATCGCAGCATTTGTTGCCACCGGTTTTGCCGTGGCCGGCATCCATGCCCTGATGATCCTGAAAGGAAGGCATGTGGCCTTTCACAGCAAGGCCTTCCGCATTGCCGCGGCATTCGGCACCGTAGCAGCCATCCTGCAACCGGTCAGCGGCGACCTGTCCGCAAAAGACATTGCACAACGCCAGCCCGCCAAGCTGGCGGCCATGGAAGCGCATTTCCACACCGAAGAGAAAGCCGCGCTGATCATCGGCGGCATACCGGATGTCAAAGCAAAGAAAGTCAACTACGCCATCAAAATACCCGGCGGGCTCAGCTTCCTCGCGCATGGCGATATCAATGCGGAAGTCACGGGGCTGGACAAAATACCGGAGCAGGACCAGCCCCCTGTGGCCGTCACGCACTACGCCTTCCAGGTGATGGTGGGCCTGGGCATGATCATGATGCTCATTGCACTGCTGTACTTCCTGGCGTTGTGGAAGAAAAAAAGCTGGCTGCGGAGCAAATGGCTGCTCCGCCTGTTCATCATCGCCACCCCCATGGGCTTCATTGCGGTGGAAGCGGGATGGACCGTTACGGAAGTGGGCCGCCAGCCCTGGATCATCAACGGCATCATGCGTACAGCCGACGCCGTTACCCCCATGCCGGGCATCGTTTATTCCTTTTACATTTTCACCGCCGTATATCTTTCCCTGTCTTTCATCGTTGCGTTCCTGCTTTACCGGCAGATAAAGATGGTAGACAGGCTGTACGATCATTCATCTGAACAACCTGAAGCCATCTGA
- a CDS encoding cytochrome d ubiquinol oxidase subunit II, protein MLYVVITYLWAAILLYLLLGGADFGAGIIEFFTSRRNRGRTRRTMYQAIGPVWEANHMWLIITIVILFVGFPKIYATMSVYLHIPLTAMLLGIIARGTAFVFRHYDAVKDDMQKLYNRIFIYSSVITPLFLGIIAASTVSGQVDLQAKDFLSAYIFSWLNGFSLAVGLFTVCICGFLAAVFIIGETDNAEDRLFFTRKAKWMIVSAVLCGVLVFAASYIENIPLVDWVFGKPAGMLAIAAASLSLPFLWYGLTRGKAIIIRLLAGFQVCMILFAATYRHFPNIVLLKGGGHLSLIEHQGQEKTIEALAWALLIGSIFILPALFYLMYSFEKKKPQEA, encoded by the coding sequence ATGCTATACGTTGTCATTACCTATCTCTGGGCGGCCATCCTGTTATACCTGCTGCTGGGCGGCGCGGATTTCGGAGCGGGCATTATCGAATTCTTCACTTCCCGCAGGAACAGGGGCAGAACGCGAAGGACCATGTACCAGGCCATCGGGCCGGTATGGGAGGCCAATCACATGTGGCTGATCATCACCATCGTGATCCTGTTCGTGGGTTTTCCGAAGATATACGCCACTATGTCCGTGTACCTGCATATTCCCCTCACGGCCATGCTGCTGGGGATCATCGCGCGCGGCACGGCATTCGTATTCAGGCATTATGATGCGGTGAAAGATGATATGCAGAAACTCTATAACCGCATATTCATCTATTCCAGCGTGATCACTCCCCTGTTCCTGGGCATCATTGCGGCCAGTACGGTTTCCGGGCAGGTGGACCTGCAGGCGAAAGATTTTCTTTCCGCTTACATCTTCAGCTGGCTGAACGGATTTTCGCTGGCCGTGGGGCTGTTTACCGTCTGCATTTGCGGGTTCCTGGCCGCCGTGTTCATCATCGGGGAAACGGACAATGCGGAGGACCGGCTTTTCTTTACCCGCAAGGCCAAGTGGATGATCGTGTCGGCCGTGTTATGCGGGGTGCTGGTATTTGCAGCTTCCTATATCGAGAACATCCCGCTGGTGGACTGGGTATTCGGCAAACCGGCGGGAATGCTCGCCATCGCAGCGGCCAGCCTGTCGCTGCCCTTCCTCTGGTACGGGCTCACACGCGGCAAGGCCATCATCATCCGGCTGCTGGCGGGCTTCCAGGTCTGCATGATCCTGTTTGCGGCCACATACCGGCATTTCCCCAATATCGTGTTACTGAAAGGCGGCGGGCATCTTTCCCTGATAGAACACCAGGGCCAGGAGAAAACGATCGAAGCCCTGGCCTGGGCGCTGCTTATCGGGAGCATCTTCATTTTGCCGGCCCTGTTCTACCTGATGTACAGCTTTGAAAAGAAGAAGCCGCAAGAGGCCTAA
- a CDS encoding Crp/Fnr family transcriptional regulator, which yields MTAFELLEYAFKDFAGMSGEAFALSASFWQQKHYGKGEFFNEYKNVCKHLGFILDGVFRTYYIDDATAEEKNVFFFSKHQIVVSYKSFVDQAPCNYHTAAMTDAVIYYIQYEQLTSLYRQSHEWERFGRLVAEKAFGLAMNRAEDFIFLTPEQRYQELTRQHPDIFNAVPLYHIASYLGIQGPSLSRIRKRMAGKQ from the coding sequence ATGACAGCGTTCGAACTTCTGGAATATGCTTTTAAGGATTTTGCCGGCATGAGCGGAGAGGCATTCGCCTTATCTGCTTCGTTCTGGCAACAGAAGCATTACGGGAAAGGTGAATTCTTCAATGAATACAAGAACGTTTGCAAGCATCTTGGTTTTATTCTCGACGGCGTTTTCAGGACTTACTATATAGATGATGCCACGGCGGAAGAAAAGAACGTGTTCTTTTTCTCGAAGCACCAGATCGTGGTATCGTATAAAAGTTTTGTAGATCAGGCCCCCTGCAACTATCACACCGCCGCGATGACCGATGCCGTTATTTACTACATACAGTATGAACAACTGACTTCCCTGTACCGCCAGTCCCATGAATGGGAGCGGTTTGGCCGGCTGGTCGCTGAAAAGGCCTTCGGGCTGGCGATGAATCGTGCCGAAGATTTTATTTTCCTGACCCCCGAGCAGCGATACCAGGAGTTGACCCGGCAACATCCTGATATCTTTAATGCCGTACCGCTCTACCACATTGCTTCCTATCTCGGTATTCAGGGCCCTTCGCTCAGCCGCATCCGCAAAAGGATGGCAGGCAAACAATGA